In Mycolicibacterium phocaicum, one DNA window encodes the following:
- a CDS encoding family 1 encapsulin nanocompartment shell protein encodes MNNLYRDLAPITAAAWAQIEEEAARTFKRHIAGRRVVDVSEPGGPKTAAVSTGHLVDVTSPADGVVAHLREARQLVRLRVPFTVTRTAVDDVERGAQDSDWDPVKEAAKKLAFSEDRAIFEGYPAAQIEGIRAASSNPALALPSDPRGYPDVISQALSELRLAGVDGPYSVLLSAEAYTKVSETTEHGYPLLEHLNRLVDGEIIWAPAIDGAFVLSTRGGDFDLQLGTDVTIGYLSHDAETVQLYLQETLTFLVYTAEASVALDS; translated from the coding sequence ATGAACAACCTGTACCGCGATCTCGCTCCGATCACCGCGGCCGCGTGGGCCCAGATCGAGGAGGAGGCCGCCCGGACGTTCAAGCGGCACATCGCCGGCCGTCGCGTCGTCGACGTCAGCGAACCGGGTGGGCCGAAGACGGCCGCGGTCAGCACCGGCCACCTCGTCGACGTCACGTCACCGGCCGACGGTGTGGTGGCGCACCTTCGCGAGGCACGCCAGCTGGTCCGCCTTCGCGTGCCGTTCACGGTGACGCGCACGGCCGTCGATGACGTCGAGCGCGGCGCACAGGACTCCGACTGGGACCCGGTGAAGGAGGCCGCCAAGAAGCTGGCGTTCTCCGAGGACCGGGCGATCTTCGAGGGCTACCCCGCCGCGCAGATCGAGGGCATCCGGGCCGCCAGCTCCAACCCGGCGCTGGCGCTGCCGAGCGACCCGCGCGGCTACCCGGACGTCATCTCGCAGGCCCTGTCGGAACTGCGCCTGGCCGGTGTGGACGGGCCGTATTCGGTGCTGTTGTCGGCGGAGGCCTACACCAAGGTCAGCGAGACCACCGAGCACGGCTACCCCCTGCTCGAGCACCTCAACCGACTGGTCGACGGTGAGATCATCTGGGCGCCTGCCATCGACGGCGCGTTCGTATTGTCCACGCGCGGAGGCGATTTCGATCTGCAGCTGGGCACCGACGTCACCATCGGCTACCTGTCCCACGATGCCGAGACGGTGCAGCTGTACCTGCAGGAGACGCTGACGTTCCTCGTGTACACCGCCGAGGCGTCCGTCGCGCTCGACAGCTGA
- a CDS encoding VOC family protein — MALKVEMVTFDCTDAQALADWWAAQFGGKVHTLMPGEFFVVNLAEGPNLGFQQVDDPTPGKNRLHLDFHLEGDIEPELERLKAAGATETERHAFGEVGRWVVLADPEGNAFCIAGAA, encoded by the coding sequence ATGGCACTCAAAGTGGAGATGGTCACATTCGACTGCACCGACGCGCAGGCGCTCGCCGACTGGTGGGCCGCACAATTCGGCGGCAAGGTGCACACCCTGATGCCGGGGGAGTTCTTCGTCGTCAACCTGGCCGAAGGGCCGAACCTCGGCTTCCAGCAGGTCGACGATCCGACGCCCGGCAAGAACCGGCTGCACCTGGACTTCCATCTGGAAGGCGACATCGAGCCCGAGCTCGAGCGGCTCAAAGCCGCGGGCGCGACGGAAACCGAACGCCATGCCTTCGGCGAGGTGGGCCGCTGGGTGGTGCTGGCCGACCCGGAGGGCAACGCGTTCTGCATCGCGGGCGCGGCCTGA
- the purM gene encoding phosphoribosylformylglycinamidine cyclo-ligase: protein MTSQDERAESIGASYASAGVDIEAGDRAVELFKPHAKKATRPEVRGGLGGFAGLFGLKAGYREPLLASSTDGVGTKLAVAQAMDKHDTVGIDLVAMVVDDLVVCGAEPLFLQDYIAVGRTVPERVAEIVSGIAEGCVQAGCALLGGETAEHPGLMEPDHYDISATGVGVVEADDLLGPENVRPGDVIIAMAATGLHSNGYSLARKVLLEIDRMSLSGHVEEFGRTLGEELLEPTRIYAKDCLALAAETQVRTFCHVTGGGLAGNLERVIPHGLTAEMDRGTWTPAPVFQMIAQRGRVERAEMEKTFNMGVGMVAVVAPEDTDRALAILTARHLDCWTLGTVNKGGKSSVRAELVGQHPRF, encoded by the coding sequence ATGACTAGCCAGGATGAGCGAGCTGAATCGATTGGCGCCTCCTACGCTTCGGCGGGGGTTGACATCGAGGCAGGCGATCGCGCCGTCGAATTGTTCAAGCCCCACGCCAAGAAGGCCACCCGACCCGAGGTCCGGGGTGGTCTCGGAGGTTTTGCCGGGCTGTTCGGCCTGAAAGCCGGGTACCGCGAGCCGCTGCTGGCCTCGTCGACCGACGGTGTGGGCACCAAGCTCGCCGTGGCGCAGGCCATGGACAAGCACGACACCGTCGGCATCGACCTCGTCGCGATGGTCGTGGACGACCTCGTGGTGTGTGGCGCCGAGCCGCTGTTCCTGCAGGACTACATCGCCGTGGGCCGCACTGTGCCCGAGCGGGTGGCCGAGATCGTCTCGGGCATCGCCGAAGGCTGTGTGCAGGCCGGCTGTGCGCTGCTGGGCGGGGAAACCGCCGAGCACCCGGGCCTGATGGAGCCCGACCACTACGACATCTCCGCGACCGGCGTCGGCGTCGTCGAGGCCGACGACCTGCTGGGCCCCGAGAACGTCCGCCCCGGCGACGTGATCATCGCCATGGCCGCCACCGGCCTGCACTCCAACGGCTACTCGCTGGCCCGCAAGGTGCTGCTCGAGATCGACCGCATGAGCCTGTCCGGGCACGTCGAGGAGTTCGGCCGCACGCTCGGTGAAGAGCTGCTGGAGCCGACCCGGATCTACGCCAAGGACTGCCTCGCGCTGGCCGCCGAGACCCAGGTGCGCACCTTCTGCCACGTCACCGGCGGCGGGCTGGCCGGGAACCTGGAACGCGTCATCCCGCACGGCCTGACCGCCGAGATGGACCGCGGTACCTGGACGCCGGCACCGGTGTTCCAGATGATCGCCCAGCGCGGCCGCGTGGAGCGTGCCGAAATGGAGAAGACGTTCAACATGGGTGTCGGCATGGTCGCCGTCGTCGCGCCGGAGGACACCGACCGCGCACTGGCGATTCTGACTGCCCGGCACCTGGACTGCTGGACTCTGGGCACCGTCAACAAGGGTGGCAAGAGCAGCGTTCGCGCCGAGTTGGTGGGCCAGCACCCGCGCTTCTGA
- a CDS encoding DoxX family protein: MADAKDASKSRAALAGRTTPQKAGLALSAFLLLFLLADAVPKILGVEFARTATEGLGFPPYQTYVIGWVLLACVIAWVIPRTAVLGAVGLTAYLGGAVTIDMHHEAWFPVVFAVAFGLLIWGALILRLPALLKVLIAGDE, from the coding sequence ATGGCCGACGCCAAGGATGCATCGAAATCGCGGGCCGCACTGGCCGGCCGCACCACACCGCAGAAGGCCGGCCTCGCGCTGAGCGCCTTCCTCCTGCTGTTCCTGCTGGCCGATGCCGTCCCGAAGATCCTCGGGGTGGAGTTCGCGCGCACCGCGACCGAGGGTCTCGGCTTCCCGCCGTATCAGACGTACGTCATCGGCTGGGTCCTGCTGGCCTGTGTCATCGCCTGGGTGATCCCGCGCACGGCCGTGCTGGGCGCGGTCGGGCTGACGGCCTATCTCGGCGGCGCGGTGACCATCGACATGCACCACGAGGCGTGGTTCCCGGTCGTCTTCGCGGTGGCCTTCGGCCTGCTGATCTGGGGCGCGCTCATTCTGCGGCTTCCGGCGCTGCTCAAGGTGCTGATCGCCGGCGACGAGTAG
- the purL gene encoding phosphoribosylformylglycinamidine synthase subunit PurL — MTSSVDTVNNATTTPDQPQPYRELGLKDDEYQRIREILGRRPTDAELAMYSVMWSEHCSYKSSKVHLRYFGETTTDEMRAGMLAGIGENAGVVDIGDGWAVTFKVESHNHPSYVEPYQGAATGVGGIVRDIMAMGARPVAVMDQLRFGAADAPDTRRVLDGVVRGVGGYGNSLGLPNIGGETIFDPSYAGNPLVNALCVGALRVEDLHLAFASGTGNKIILFGARTGLDGIGGVSVLASDTFSGDESGAGRKKLPSVQVGDPFTEKVLIECCLELYAAHLVVGIQDLGGAGLSCATSELASAGDGGMHIDLDKVPLRAANMTPAEVLSSESQERMCAVVTPENVDAFMAVCRKWDVLATVIGEVTDGDRLKINWHGETVVDVPPRTVAHEGPVYNRPVQRPDTQDALIADTSANLPRPKTGDELRATLLQLLGSPHLCSRAFITEQYDRYVRGNTVLAEHADGGVLRIDEATGRGIAVSTDASGRYTQLDPYTGAQLALAEAYRNVAVTGATPVAVTNCLNFGSPEDPGVMWQFSQAVRGLADGCAALGIPVTGGNVSFYNQTGSTAILPTPVVGVLGVIDDVHRRIPTGIGLEPGETLILLGDTHDEFDGSVWAQVTADHLGGVPPKVDLAREQLLSEVLTAGSRDGLISAAHDLSEGGLIQAVVEAALAGETGCRVLLPEDADPFVQLFSESSGRVLVAVPRTEESRFMAMCEARELPAVRIGVVDPGSDSVEVQGQFSVTLDELRTTSESVLPALFSHE; from the coding sequence GTGACGTCCTCGGTCGATACCGTCAATAACGCGACTACCACGCCCGATCAGCCGCAGCCGTATCGCGAGCTCGGTCTCAAGGATGACGAGTACCAGCGCATCCGCGAGATCCTCGGCCGTCGGCCCACCGATGCCGAGCTGGCGATGTACTCGGTGATGTGGAGCGAGCACTGCTCGTACAAGTCCTCCAAGGTGCATCTGCGCTACTTCGGCGAGACCACCACCGACGAGATGCGCGCCGGCATGCTGGCCGGTATCGGCGAGAACGCCGGCGTCGTCGACATCGGTGACGGCTGGGCCGTCACCTTCAAGGTCGAATCGCACAACCACCCGTCGTACGTCGAGCCGTACCAGGGCGCGGCCACGGGCGTCGGCGGCATCGTCCGCGACATCATGGCCATGGGCGCCCGCCCGGTCGCCGTCATGGATCAGCTTCGCTTCGGCGCGGCCGACGCGCCCGACACCCGCCGCGTGCTCGACGGCGTCGTCCGCGGTGTCGGTGGCTACGGCAACTCGCTGGGCCTGCCCAACATCGGCGGCGAGACCATCTTCGACCCCTCCTACGCCGGCAACCCGCTGGTGAACGCCCTCTGCGTCGGCGCCCTACGTGTCGAGGACCTGCACCTGGCCTTCGCGTCCGGCACCGGCAACAAGATCATCCTGTTCGGCGCCCGCACGGGCCTCGACGGCATCGGCGGCGTCTCGGTCCTGGCCTCGGACACCTTCTCGGGCGACGAGTCCGGCGCCGGCCGCAAGAAGCTGCCGAGCGTCCAGGTGGGCGACCCCTTCACCGAGAAGGTGCTCATCGAGTGCTGTCTCGAGCTGTACGCCGCGCACCTCGTGGTCGGCATCCAGGACCTCGGCGGCGCCGGATTGTCCTGTGCCACATCGGAACTGGCCTCGGCCGGCGACGGCGGCATGCACATCGACCTCGACAAGGTGCCGCTGCGCGCGGCGAACATGACCCCGGCCGAGGTGCTCTCCAGCGAGTCGCAGGAGCGCATGTGCGCCGTCGTGACGCCGGAGAACGTCGACGCCTTCATGGCCGTCTGCCGCAAGTGGGACGTGCTTGCCACCGTCATCGGTGAGGTAACCGACGGTGACCGGCTGAAGATCAACTGGCACGGCGAGACCGTCGTCGACGTGCCGCCGCGCACCGTCGCCCACGAGGGCCCCGTCTACAACCGACCCGTCCAGCGCCCCGACACCCAGGACGCGCTGATCGCGGACACCTCGGCCAACTTGCCCCGGCCCAAGACCGGCGACGAGCTGCGCGCCACGCTGCTGCAGCTGCTCGGCAGCCCGCACCTGTGCAGCCGTGCCTTCATCACCGAGCAGTACGACCGCTACGTCCGCGGCAACACCGTCCTGGCCGAGCACGCCGACGGTGGCGTGCTGCGCATCGACGAGGCCACCGGTCGCGGCATCGCGGTGTCGACCGACGCGTCGGGCCGCTACACCCAGCTGGACCCATACACCGGCGCGCAGCTGGCACTGGCCGAGGCCTACCGCAACGTCGCCGTCACCGGCGCCACCCCGGTGGCCGTCACCAACTGCCTCAACTTCGGTTCGCCGGAGGACCCGGGCGTCATGTGGCAGTTCTCGCAGGCCGTGCGCGGCCTCGCCGATGGCTGTGCGGCCCTTGGCATTCCGGTCACCGGCGGCAACGTCAGCTTCTACAACCAGACCGGCTCCACGGCGATCCTGCCGACCCCGGTGGTCGGTGTGCTCGGCGTCATCGACGACGTGCACCGCCGCATCCCGACCGGCATTGGCCTGGAGCCCGGCGAGACCCTGATCCTGCTGGGCGACACCCACGACGAGTTCGACGGCTCGGTCTGGGCGCAGGTCACCGCAGACCACCTCGGTGGCGTGCCGCCCAAGGTCGACCTGGCCCGTGAGCAGCTGCTGTCCGAGGTGCTGACGGCCGGTTCGCGCGACGGCCTGATCTCGGCCGCGCACGACCTCTCCGAGGGTGGGCTCATCCAGGCCGTCGTCGAGGCGGCCCTGGCCGGCGAAACCGGTTGCCGCGTCCTGCTTCCCGAGGATGCCGACCCGTTCGTGCAGCTGTTCTCCGAGTCGTCGGGCCGCGTGCTGGTCGCGGTGCCGCGTACCGAGGAGAGCCGTTTCATGGCGATGTGCGAGGCCCGCGAACTGCCGGCCGTGCGCATCGGCGTGGTGGATCCGGGCAGCGACTCGGTGGAGGTGCAGGGCCAGTTCAGCGTCACGCTGGACGAGCTGCGCACCACCTCCGAGAGCGTGCTGCCCGCCCTGTTCTCCCATGAGTGA
- a CDS encoding M18 family aminopeptidase: MTGATAAGLCGFIDASPSPFHVCATVAARLTAAGFTELAETDAWPATGGNYFTVRAGSLVAWKATDAANPFRIVGGHTDSPNLRVKQYPDRFVSGWQVVALQPYGGAWLNSWLDRDLGISGRLSVRRGNTVEDVLVRIDDPILRVPQLAIHLSDDRKGVTLDPQRHVNAVWGVGTGTRDFLGYVAAHAGVDGADVLAADLMTHDLAPSRLIGVDSDLISAPRLDNQGTCYAGLEAFLAADAERHVPVLALFDHEEVGSTSDHGAQSDLLPTVLERIVLAAGGTREDLLRRLSGSMVASGDMAHATHPNYPERHEPGHLIQVNAGPVLKVQPNLRYATDGRTAAAFALACAQAGVPMQRYEHRADLPCGSTIGPMTAARTGIPTVDVGAAQLAMHSAREVMGALDVPAYAAALQAFLSPA; the protein is encoded by the coding sequence ATGACCGGAGCTACTGCCGCGGGCCTCTGCGGGTTCATCGACGCGTCGCCCTCGCCATTCCACGTGTGCGCGACAGTGGCCGCGCGGCTGACCGCCGCCGGCTTCACCGAGCTCGCCGAGACCGACGCCTGGCCCGCCACCGGGGGCAACTACTTCACGGTGCGGGCCGGCTCGCTGGTGGCGTGGAAAGCGACCGACGCGGCCAACCCGTTCCGCATCGTCGGCGGCCACACCGACAGCCCCAACCTGCGGGTGAAGCAGTACCCCGATCGGTTCGTCAGCGGCTGGCAGGTCGTGGCGCTCCAGCCGTACGGTGGCGCCTGGCTCAACTCCTGGCTCGACCGGGATCTCGGTATCAGCGGCCGGCTCTCGGTGCGGCGCGGCAACACCGTCGAGGACGTCCTGGTCCGGATCGACGACCCGATCCTGCGGGTGCCGCAGCTGGCCATCCACCTGTCCGACGACCGCAAGGGCGTCACCCTCGACCCGCAGCGGCACGTCAACGCGGTGTGGGGCGTCGGGACGGGCACCCGCGACTTCCTCGGTTACGTCGCCGCGCACGCGGGGGTGGACGGTGCCGATGTCCTGGCCGCCGACCTGATGACGCACGACCTCGCGCCGTCGCGCCTGATCGGCGTCGACAGCGATCTGATCAGCGCACCCCGGCTCGACAACCAGGGCACCTGCTACGCCGGGCTGGAGGCGTTCCTGGCCGCCGACGCCGAACGCCACGTGCCGGTGCTCGCGCTGTTCGACCACGAAGAGGTCGGGTCGACGTCCGACCACGGCGCGCAGTCCGATCTCCTGCCGACGGTGCTCGAGCGCATCGTCCTGGCGGCCGGCGGCACGCGCGAAGACCTGCTGCGCCGGCTTTCCGGATCTATGGTGGCCTCGGGCGACATGGCGCACGCCACCCACCCGAACTACCCCGAGCGACACGAGCCGGGCCACCTCATCCAGGTCAACGCCGGCCCGGTGCTCAAGGTGCAGCCCAACCTGCGGTACGCCACCGACGGCCGGACCGCCGCGGCGTTCGCGCTCGCGTGCGCCCAGGCCGGCGTGCCGATGCAGCGCTATGAGCACCGCGCCGATCTGCCGTGCGGATCGACGATCGGCCCGATGACGGCCGCGCGCACCGGTATCCCGACCGTCGACGTCGGCGCCGCGCAACTGGCCATGCACTCGGCGCGCGAGGTGATGGGCGCGCTCGACGTGCCGGCCTACGCCGCCGCGCTGCAGGCGTTCCTGTCACCGGCCTGA
- a CDS encoding sterol carrier family protein, whose translation MVTRKAPDPAATRAAVLLVADWLRDEQTETPPRAAIAEAVRLTARTLAAVAPGASVEVRVPPFVAVQCISGLSHTRGNPPNVVETDPRTWLLLTTGLLSLDDAADAVELSGSRAPEIGPWLPLVDL comes from the coding sequence ATGGTGACGCGCAAGGCACCCGACCCGGCGGCGACGCGGGCGGCGGTGCTGCTCGTCGCGGACTGGCTGCGCGACGAGCAGACCGAAACGCCGCCGCGCGCCGCGATCGCGGAGGCCGTCCGGCTGACGGCGCGCACGCTGGCGGCCGTCGCGCCCGGCGCCAGCGTCGAGGTGCGGGTGCCGCCGTTCGTTGCCGTGCAGTGCATTTCGGGCCTCAGCCACACCCGCGGCAACCCGCCCAACGTCGTGGAGACCGACCCGCGGACCTGGCTGCTGCTGACGACCGGACTACTGTCGCTCGACGACGCCGCAGACGCCGTCGAGCTGTCGGGATCGCGGGCACCGGAGATCGGACCGTGGCTGCCACTGGTCGACCTGTAG
- a CDS encoding DoxX family protein — protein sequence MASQLSGSPATVLADPVAADPTRPWSTVTKIAFRFCFLYFGLFCVLFAQITFAFFGIVGEWLPKLAVMWQMTVLGPPLKWVGRAVFGVDAVLHQDSGSGDQTVVWVMVFTLAVFAAVGTAVWTLMDRRRPDYARLSAWFLTFLRLCIAGQMLFYGFAKLVPTQMPSPPPSALLRSFGDLSPASVLWLQVGSSHPYEMTLGAVEVLAGLLMFLPRTATLGTLLGLAGMAQVFLLNMTFDVPVKILSGHLLLMSLVLLAPQLRRLTDLFVLQRPSEPVSQPALFSSARANRRAATAQAVLGLWVLAGCILASWQAWHAYGGGKAKPELYGIWSVREFSVDGKPLPPLTTDQTRWQRLIFETDGALTYQRMNGELVDTPATITSDTITATGPGGAALAELKVSQPAARQLQLTGTLQGRPVQITLDQVDLDQFTLRNRGFHWIQEYPFFK from the coding sequence ATGGCCAGCCAATTATCCGGGAGTCCCGCTACCGTTCTCGCCGATCCGGTCGCCGCCGACCCCACCCGGCCATGGTCGACCGTGACGAAGATCGCATTCAGATTCTGCTTTCTGTACTTCGGCCTGTTCTGTGTGTTGTTCGCGCAGATCACCTTTGCCTTCTTCGGGATCGTCGGCGAGTGGCTGCCCAAGCTCGCGGTGATGTGGCAGATGACGGTGCTCGGCCCGCCATTGAAGTGGGTTGGTCGCGCGGTCTTCGGCGTCGACGCCGTGCTCCATCAGGACTCCGGCAGCGGCGATCAGACCGTCGTCTGGGTGATGGTGTTCACCCTTGCGGTCTTCGCGGCCGTCGGCACCGCGGTGTGGACGCTCATGGACCGGCGCCGGCCCGACTACGCGCGGCTGTCGGCGTGGTTCCTGACGTTCCTGCGGTTGTGCATCGCCGGGCAGATGCTGTTCTACGGGTTCGCCAAACTGGTGCCCACCCAGATGCCGTCACCGCCGCCGTCCGCGCTGCTGCGGTCCTTCGGCGACTTGAGTCCGGCTTCGGTGCTGTGGCTGCAGGTGGGCAGCTCGCACCCGTACGAGATGACGCTCGGCGCCGTCGAGGTGCTGGCCGGGTTGCTGATGTTCCTGCCCCGCACCGCGACCCTGGGCACGCTGCTCGGGCTGGCCGGCATGGCCCAGGTGTTCCTGTTGAACATGACATTCGACGTGCCGGTCAAGATCCTGTCCGGACACCTGCTGCTGATGAGCCTGGTGCTGCTCGCCCCGCAGCTGCGCCGGCTGACGGACCTGTTCGTCCTGCAACGCCCGTCGGAGCCGGTGAGTCAACCCGCGCTGTTCAGCTCCGCGCGGGCCAATCGCCGAGCCGCCACCGCGCAGGCCGTGCTCGGGCTCTGGGTACTGGCCGGCTGCATCCTCGCCAGCTGGCAGGCGTGGCACGCCTACGGCGGCGGCAAGGCCAAGCCCGAGCTCTACGGAATCTGGTCGGTCCGGGAGTTCAGCGTGGACGGCAAGCCGCTGCCGCCGCTGACGACCGATCAAACCCGTTGGCAACGGCTGATTTTCGAGACGGACGGCGCGCTGACGTACCAGCGGATGAACGGCGAGCTCGTGGACACCCCCGCCACCATCACGTCCGACACCATCACCGCGACCGGACCCGGCGGCGCAGCGCTGGCCGAACTGAAGGTGTCACAGCCGGCGGCCCGGCAGCTGCAGCTGACCGGCACACTGCAGGGCCGTCCGGTGCAGATCACCCTCGATCAGGTCGACCTCGATCAATTCACGTTGCGCAACAGGGGCTTTCACTGGATTCAGGAGTACCCGTTCTTCAAGTGA
- a CDS encoding Dyp-type peroxidase has translation MCPARPQPVLTTLTSAAIFLIATIDEGAEPEVHDALTGLSGLVRAVGFRTPASRLSLVTGISSDAWDRLFSGPRPAGLHPFPELQGARHHAPSTPGDLLFHIRANAMDVCFELASQILKSLDGAVTVIDEVHGFKFFENRDLLGFVDGTENPDGPDAVVAALVGDDDPEFAGGSYVHVQKYLHDMASWESLSVTEQERVIGRSKLEDIEMADDVKPPNSHLALNVIEDDDGNQLQIVRANMPFGRVGAGEFGTYYIAYSADPAVTERMLRNMFIGDPPGNTDRILDFSTAVTGVLFFTPTVDFLDAPPPLPVAPPAEPEAQPKSTGTLSIGSLKGQPQ, from the coding sequence GTGTGTCCCGCACGGCCTCAGCCCGTACTCACGACTTTGACGTCTGCCGCGATCTTTCTCATCGCCACCATCGATGAGGGCGCCGAGCCCGAAGTGCACGATGCGCTCACCGGGTTGTCGGGACTTGTTCGGGCAGTCGGATTCCGCACGCCCGCAAGCCGTCTGAGCCTGGTGACCGGCATCAGCTCGGACGCCTGGGATCGCTTGTTCAGCGGACCGCGGCCGGCCGGGCTGCACCCGTTCCCGGAATTGCAGGGTGCGCGTCACCACGCACCGTCGACGCCGGGCGATCTGCTGTTCCACATCCGGGCCAACGCCATGGACGTGTGTTTCGAGCTGGCCAGCCAGATTCTGAAGTCACTCGACGGCGCCGTGACGGTGATCGACGAGGTGCACGGATTCAAGTTCTTCGAGAACCGCGATCTGCTGGGCTTCGTCGACGGCACCGAGAACCCGGATGGTCCGGACGCCGTGGTCGCGGCACTGGTCGGCGACGACGACCCCGAATTCGCCGGTGGCAGTTACGTTCACGTGCAGAAGTACCTGCACGACATGGCGTCGTGGGAGTCGCTCAGCGTCACCGAGCAGGAACGGGTGATCGGCCGCAGCAAACTCGAGGACATCGAGATGGCCGACGACGTCAAGCCGCCCAACTCGCACCTTGCGCTCAACGTGATCGAAGACGACGACGGCAACCAACTGCAGATCGTGCGGGCCAACATGCCGTTCGGCCGCGTCGGCGCAGGGGAATTCGGCACGTACTACATCGCGTACTCGGCCGACCCGGCCGTCACCGAACGCATGCTGCGCAATATGTTCATCGGCGATCCGCCGGGCAACACCGATCGCATCCTGGATTTCTCCACCGCGGTCACCGGAGTGTTGTTCTTCACGCCCACAGTGGATTTCCTCGATGCCCCACCACCCCTGCCCGTCGCACCACCGGCCGAACCCGAAGCCCAACCCAAGTCCACCGGCACCCTGTCCATCGGCAGTCTGAAAGGTCAACCGCAATGA
- the purF gene encoding amidophosphoribosyltransferase, with protein MVTEQTENEPREECGVFGVWAPGEDVAKLTYYGLYALQHRGQEAAGIAVADGSQILVFKDLGLVSQVFDEQTLAAMHGHVAVGHCRYSTTGSTTWENAQPVFRNTAAGTGVALGHNGNLVNTAELAARAREAGLINARGHVAATTDSDILGALLAHGAADSTLEQSALELLPTVRGAFCLTFMDENTLYAARDPHGVRPLSLGRLDRGWVVASETAALDIVGASFVRDIEPGELLAIDADGVRSTRFANPEPKSCVFEYVYLARPDSTIAGRSVHAARVDIGRRLAQEKPVDADLVIGVPESGVPAAVGYAQGSGIPFGQGLMKNAYVGRTFIQPSQTIRQLGIRLKLNPLKEVIRGKRLIVVDDSIVRGNTQRALVRMLREAGAVEVHVRIASPPVKWPCFYGIDFATPAELIANAKSTEASEDEMLEAVRHAIGADSLGYISRQGMIAATEQPATRLCAACFDGNYPIELPGEAALGKNVVEHMLASAARTGLPLTADNDNASALRRP; from the coding sequence ATCGTGACCGAACAGACCGAGAACGAGCCACGCGAGGAATGCGGCGTATTCGGGGTCTGGGCCCCTGGCGAGGATGTGGCAAAGCTCACTTACTACGGTCTCTATGCCCTGCAGCACAGAGGGCAGGAAGCGGCAGGCATCGCCGTCGCTGACGGATCGCAGATTCTGGTCTTCAAGGACCTCGGCCTGGTCAGTCAGGTGTTCGACGAGCAGACCCTGGCCGCCATGCACGGCCACGTCGCCGTCGGGCACTGCCGCTACTCCACCACCGGCTCCACGACGTGGGAGAACGCCCAGCCGGTGTTCCGCAACACCGCCGCCGGCACCGGCGTCGCGCTCGGCCACAACGGCAACCTGGTCAACACCGCCGAACTGGCGGCCCGGGCCCGCGAAGCCGGACTGATCAACGCGCGTGGCCATGTCGCCGCCACCACCGACTCTGACATCCTGGGCGCCCTGCTGGCGCACGGCGCTGCCGACTCGACGCTGGAACAGTCCGCTCTGGAACTGCTGCCGACGGTCCGTGGCGCGTTCTGCCTGACCTTCATGGACGAGAACACCCTGTACGCCGCGCGCGACCCGCACGGCGTGCGTCCGCTGTCCCTGGGCCGGCTGGACCGCGGCTGGGTCGTCGCCTCCGAGACCGCCGCGCTGGACATCGTCGGCGCCTCGTTCGTCCGCGACATCGAGCCCGGTGAGCTGCTGGCCATCGACGCCGACGGCGTGCGCTCCACCCGGTTCGCCAACCCCGAGCCCAAGAGTTGCGTCTTCGAGTACGTCTACCTGGCTCGCCCGGACAGCACCATCGCCGGCCGCTCGGTCCACGCCGCGCGCGTCGACATCGGCCGCCGGCTCGCCCAGGAGAAGCCCGTCGACGCCGACCTGGTCATCGGGGTGCCCGAATCAGGCGTGCCCGCGGCCGTCGGCTACGCGCAGGGCTCGGGGATCCCGTTCGGTCAGGGCCTCATGAAGAACGCCTACGTCGGGCGCACGTTCATCCAGCCGTCGCAGACCATCCGTCAGCTCGGTATCCGGCTCAAGCTCAACCCGCTGAAGGAAGTCATCCGCGGCAAGCGGCTGATCGTCGTCGACGACTCGATCGTCCGCGGCAACACCCAGCGCGCCCTGGTCCGCATGCTGCGCGAGGCCGGCGCCGTCGAGGTGCACGTGCGCATCGCGTCGCCGCCGGTGAAGTGGCCGTGCTTCTACGGCATCGACTTCGCCACCCCCGCCGAGCTCATCGCCAACGCCAAGAGCACCGAGGCGAGCGAAGACGAGATGCTCGAGGCGGTCCGGCACGCGATCGGCGCCGATTCACTGGGCTACATCAGCCGCCAGGGCATGATCGCCGCCACCGAGCAGCCCGCCACCCGGCTGTGCGCGGCCTGCTTCGACGGCAACTACCCGATCGAACTGCCAGGTGAAGCTGCCCTCGGCAAGAACGTCGTCGAGCACATGCTGGCGTCGGCGGCCCGCACCGGGCTCCCGCTGACCGCCGACAACGACAACGCCTCGGCCCTGCGTCGTCCCTGA
- a CDS encoding DUF3073 domain-containing protein translates to MGRGRAKAKQTKVARDLKYSSPQTDFTRLQRELSNDSVGYSSSAIDDDLDDDSGDEPAGRWAVPEDDWRH, encoded by the coding sequence ATGGGCCGCGGCCGGGCAAAGGCAAAGCAGACCAAGGTTGCTCGAGACCTTAAGTACAGCTCACCGCAGACCGATTTCACTCGGTTGCAGCGAGAGCTCTCGAACGACTCCGTTGGTTACAGCTCCAGTGCCATCGATGACGACCTGGACGACGACTCGGGCGACGAGCCCGCCGGTCGCTGGGCCGTACCCGAAGACGACTGGCGTCACTAG